Part of the Lentisphaera araneosa HTCC2155 genome, TGGAGCTTAAGCTCCAAGCTAAGGCAAAGAGTACAGTGGACAACTACTTGCGAGCTTTGCGTCGCGTCAATGATTTGATTGCTTCGCCTCTTGATCAACTTAAAGAAGAGGAGCTCAAGCTCTACTTTTCTGAATTGGTGGATACTTATTCCTGGAGCACGGTGAAGATGGATCGCTGTGCCCTAAGTTTTTTTTATCAATACGTGCTCAAGCGCGAGTGGAAATGGCTCGAAATTGTTCGTATCCCCCGAGTAAAATCCTTACCCGATATCCTCAGCCAAGATGAAACTTTACTGATTTTGTCTCATTTGGAAAAAGCTCGCTATCGAACTTGTCTCACAGCAATTTATTCCATGGGTCTACGCATCAGCGAGGGTGTGAGAATTCAAACGGGCGACATTTGCAAGGATCG contains:
- a CDS encoding tyrosine-type recombinase/integrase encodes the protein MMNDSFQKYYRAMQLELKLQAKAKSTVDNYLRALRRVNDLIASPLDQLKEEELKLYFSELVDTYSWSTVKMDRCALSFFYQYVLKREWKWLEIVRIPRVKSLPDILSQDETLLILSHLEKARYRTCLTAIYSMGLRISEGVRIQTGDICKDRMRLHVRNSKGYKDRLVPLPQVTYQMLRDYWVMHRNPLLLFPRYAGKSRSNSKTTLHMDKGGVQSAFKAALADSGLAKQVSVHSLRHSYATHLVEAGV